Proteins encoded together in one Branchiostoma lanceolatum isolate klBraLanc5 chromosome 11, klBraLanc5.hap2, whole genome shotgun sequence window:
- the LOC136444386 gene encoding leucine-rich repeat and death domain-containing protein 1-like yields the protein MATSSRACHILLTSTWTLFILIILSTDNAASQQTTSNLTSYEETLLEVEPVYCPIACQCEWLYDSGVYVDCRGYDILFLPDEYPERTLWLSLSQYILTNGLQPNSFTQTPYLRSLSLRHNNLIHIYPDALAAIHELNELDLSHNELNDLRGIFKWVPGLKTLDLSHNNFNTLDEFLKDVLELRRLYVHHNELLQLGTLNHLRYLSVVIMAHNNLTTIEGTMENCTRLRSIDISHNKLTRIDGTLEDMTLLQELRVSYNQLSTLENVFSKKHNGTWGIKTVMADHNRITSVEGIFTNMRNLVTLDLKHNNITTVEYNFHHNNKLEQLYLSHNQIQVIHNVFYNLPRLEVLDLQSNDITNIDGAFSNNRAIRELSLSHNKINALYGDFDSMKQLAFLDLRYNKIDHVRNSFITGQLPIRWLKLGHNNISVLHAVFNDMPNLIELDLSHNNIHTVRYCFHELRSLQVLDLSSNKLDYIDGLFHHLPSLEYLHLEHNLIYSLGSAFHNLQRLKSLNLANNTINSLGSGFSRNVNLTNLDLQSNKLTSVGNSLKKLSKLKWLFLSHNELDHLKDGLEDLTDLQVLDLSNNSLYWIYEAFKNLGNLKKLDLSHNHLSNIATAFSVLDNLEELHLHHNRIQSLDKAIRKMKKLRWVNMNYNNISSIKGEFKNLVYLTGMYISHNNIQSVRHGLDGLVSLQTVDLSFNTITNLDDAYSDLHFLDELYLNNNEITTIGKAFRNLRNVRWLHMHYNNLTYLGKELLGLKAVELVNVSCNQISDFKIDFSQMTHLEILDLSHNRLGNITKEIKAPNLVSLFLRNNNIGFIEHTFAAMPFMRVLDLAYNDINDITYMFYDSPNLNALDLSHNRIRYTKMAFINNPFLGEVYLNHNQITSIEKTFAHQTYLGLVDLSHNKLTSVHDQWWLPIYVTHLRLGHNPWHCNCPTLQFIIVLDRRSDKSQVNVTCESPAGLRGKFIWDSGIQGPPKMQMNRTHVVVKKGRDATLYCETRGCPTPKISWVLANNKTVTPTKVQPGYTVEEFGSVSVLTIEEVDENDIGKIKCVSTNVQGSNTRVAKLCLKKEDAYMFFERIICEVT from the coding sequence ATGGCAACATCCAGTAGAGCATGCCACATATTATTGACCAGCACCTGGACATTGTTCATACTCATAATTCTGTCAACTGACAATGCTGCATCTCAACAGACAACATCCAACTTAACCAGTTATGAGGAGACTCTACTGGAGGTTGAGCCCGTGTACTGCCCCATTGCCTGTCAGTGCGAGTGGCTCTACGACTCCGGCGTGTACGTGGACTGCCGCGGTTACGACATCCTATTCCTCCCCGACGAGTATCCGGAGAGAACTCTGTGGCTGTCCCTCTCCCAGTACATCCTCACCAACGGCCTGCAGCCCAACAGTTTCACCCAGACGCCGTACCTACGCTCACTCTCCCTCCGACACAACAACCTGATCCACATCTACCCCGACGCCCTGGCCGCCATACACGAGCTAAACGAGCTCGATCTGAGTCACAACGAACTGAACGACTTGCGAGGCATCTTCAAGTGGGTGCCTGGTCTCAAGACGTTGGACCTTTCCCACAATAACTTTAACACCCTTGACGAGTTCTTAAAGGATGTCCTCGAGTTGCGACGTTTGTACGTACATCATAACGAGCTCCTACAGCTGGGCACCCTTAACCACCTGCGTTACCTCAGTGTCGTCATCATGGCACACAACAACCTCACCACAATAGAAGGCACGATGGAGAACTGTACCAGACTTCGCTCCATCGACATCAGCCACAACAAGCTGACGAGAATCGACGGGACGCTCGAGGACATGACGCTCCTCCAGGAGCTGAGGGTGAGCTACAACCAGCTCTCCACGCTGGAGAACGTCTTCAGTAAGAAGCACAACGGCACCTGGGGCATCAAGACGGTCATGGCCGATCACAACCGCATCACTTCTGTAGAGGGCATCTTCACCAACATGCGTAACCTCGTCACGTTAGACTTGAAGCACAACAACATCACGACGGTGGAGTACAACTTCCACCACAACAACAAGCTGGAGCAGCTGTACCTCAGCCACAACCAGATCCAGGTCATCCACAACGTGTTCTACAACCTGCCTCGGCTGGAGGTGCTGGACCTGCAGAGTAACGACATCACCAACATCGACGGcgccttcagtaacaaccgcgCCATCCGGGAGCTCAGTCTGAGCCACAACAAGATCAATGCACTGTATGGCGACTTCGACTCCATGAAACAGCTGGCGTTTCTGGATCTGAGGTACAACAAGATCGACCACGTCCGTAACTCCTTCATAACAGGCCAGCTGCCCATCCGGTGGCTGAAACTTGGACACAACAACATCTCTGTCCTTCACGCTGTGTTTAACGACATGCCAAACCTTATAGAGCTGGACCTGAGTCACAACAACATCCACACTGTTCGCTACTGTTTCCACGAGCTACGGAGTCTCCAGGTTCTAGATCTTAGCAGCAACAAGTTGGACTACATTGACGGTCTGTTCCACCACCTTCCCTCTCTTGAATATCTACATCTTGAGCACAACCTGATTTACTCCCTTGGCTCAGCCTTCCACAACTTGCAGAGACTGAAATCTTTGAACTTGGCCAACAACACCATCAACAGCCTGGGAAGTGGGTTCAGTAGAAACGTCAACCTTACAAATCTTGACCTTCAGAGCAACAAGCTCACCTCCGTAGGGAACTCTCTTAAGAAGCTGTCAAAACTCAAGTGGCTGTTTCTTAGCCACAACGAACTTGACCACCTTAAAGACGGTCTTGAAGACCTGACGGACCTCCAGGTCCTTGACCTCAGCAACAACAGCTTGTACTGGATCTACGAGGCCTTTAAGAACCTTGGCAATCTCAAGAAGCTAGACCTGAGTCACAACCACCTCTCCAACATCGCCACAGCCTTCTCGGTCCTGGACAATCTCGAGGAGCTGCATCTTCACCACAACAGGATCCAGTCCCTTGACAAGGCGATACGGAAGATGAAGAAGCTGAGGTGGGTGAACATGAACTACAACAACATCTCAAGCATCAAGGGTGAGTTTAAAAACCTGGTTTACCTCACCGGGATGTACATCAGCCACAACAACATCCAGTCTGTGCGGCACGGGCTTGACGGACTGGTGAGTCTACAAACCGTCGACCTCAGCTTTAACACGATCACCAACCTCGACGACGCCTATTCCGATCTTCACTTCCTAGACGAGCTCTACCTGAACAACAACGAAATTACGACCATCGGGAAGGCGTTCCGTAACCTTCGGAATGTGAGGTGGCTGCACATGCACTACAACAACCTCACCTACCTGGGAAAGGAGCTGCTGGGACTGAAGGCGGTTGAGCTGGTAAATGTCAGCTGTAACCAGATAAGCGACTTCAAGATCGACTTCAGCCAGATGACGCACCTGGAGATTCTGGACTTGAGCCACAACCGACTGGGGAACATTACGAAAGAAATCAAGGCGCCAAACCTTGTCAGTTTGTTCCTCCGTAACAACAACATTGGGTTCATCGAGCACACGTTTGCCGCCATGCCCTTCATGCGAGTCCTGGATCTGGCCTATAACGACATCAACGACATCACTTACATGTTCTATGACTCTCCGAATCTAAACGCGTTGGACCTGAGCCACAACCGAATCCGTTACACCAAGATGGCGTTCATAAACAATCCATTCTTGGGGGAGGTCTACCTCAACCACAACCAGATCACCAGCATCGAGAAGACTTTTGCGCATCAGACCTACCTGGGGCTAGTCGATCTCAGCCACAATAAACTGACGTCGGTCCACGACCAGTGGTGGCTGCCCATCTACGTGACGCACCTACGGCTTGGCCACAATCCGTGGCACTGTAACTGTCCGACGCTGCAGTTTATCATCGTGCTCGACCGGCGCTCCGACAAGAGTCAGGTCAACGTGACGTGCGAGAGCCCCGCGGGCCTCCGGGGGAAGTTCATCTGGGATTCGGGTATCCAGGGACCCCCCAAGATGCAGATGAACAGAACGCACGTCGTGGTGAAGAAGGGACGAGACGCAACGCTCTACTGCGAGACCCGCGGATGCCCCACGCCGAAGATCTCCTGGGTACTCGCCAACAACAAGACAGTCACGCCGACAAAAGTCCAACCCGGCTACACGGTGGAAGAGTTTGGGTCTGTGAGTGTTCTGACCATTGAGGAAGTGGATGAGAATGACATTGGGAAGATAAAGTGCGTGTCCACCAATGTGCAGGGGAGCAATACACGTGTTGCCAAGCTGTGTCTGAAGAAAGAGGATGCTTACATGTTCTTTGAGAGAATAATATGTGAAGTAACTTAA
- the LOC136444854 gene encoding chaoptin-like, with the protein MFDRGKPSAGVTMLYAVFIPLLLVNVVFVEGCPPVCTCSTDGYGSSRIDCDGKNTETTFPTGFPRDTFLVDIRNFQVSRLPAEAFTVYPKLTYISIRDNGIVTVDDNAFAGADGLVDLHITSNEIESMQNKLLELRQLQNLYLTRNKLTTLDDTLVGLTKLRKLDLSHNQISTIQGAFPGLSQLKQLDLRHNRIKDIGGAFGALGALTSLYLQHNDIRSVQFSSRELRSLRLLDLSHNRISSLADGSIFVFLPKIRTINLKHNSLSTMVNNMTSFHGNDLRLSHNPWHCSCNMRAMRDWISARNDREQINVTCSQPRRVFGEKIWNVPEEEFAANSDPPWIRMSDSFLTVQEGEDVRIDCRTTDCPITKLSWKTPKSEVLELGHRAPRTSVSSEGSLSIGQIQKHEAGLYQCIAENVNGKDEEVVYITVQGASTPPPPTNRRTNFDTVLPPGRRDHVVVSGTAPPEVTTPGPTPDPDYCPDLCECNNNPAWGMSVSCRGYHFFLDTQDNVPVSAIWLKLEGFIMKVLKAKAFLHLKKVRSMSLKYNEITHITNQTFQGLTSLLFLDMSHNNIYLFHNGTFHDLGNLVELTLKWNRMVDVNHSFVGLGRLLKLDLSHNWLVSSEGLMAGIPRLWYLDLSYNNLTSLSDTFQSPSRIRVLKLAHNDLSELDGQLTALTELRTFEAPHNKLRRLTEDSFRKVNKIWDLDLSFNNIETLRYPFQGMRELQELNLRGNDIQYLDYALRGLTTLIEADLSFNKIETIVYELDELTELQVLDLQHNKIERLETSLNKLTNLRELLLSNNGIKYLDSGFNDLRKLEHLDLRNNLITSVEDVFHGLDHLKSLHLTDNKLTSVTSLLKGPNVLEELLMDYNSIEEVDINFFNSLYNLKWLDASNNKIGNIEGLFSNLTNLEYLHLSSNRIVSIGDAFKNLNKLRTLHLSNNTVKHIHRVFSNLPELEFLDLSHNVITSIRNGFSSLSKLRWLTLSHNKIISISEGFKGLDNLATLKLDHNNILFLVNGLNSLQSVRHLDASRNQINHVKGVFAGMKNLKELYLAGNSLRDIKKVFNENSRNTLKDLQWLDLRDNKIDSIYRVFEGLEKLESLDLSNNNIRFLDRAFVGLSELRYIHLGHNKLQDVNGHFEDLNSLTDLHLDNNKITNIDKAFKKTPRLSWLQLTSNYISKITDAFDDSPDLLGLNLSSNSIRSLDRAFTGVDSIQHLDLTDNRVSHINGHLDNLDLRSLYLGNNSLSDMRGAFSKLDKLRSLDLRRNGLTNVTGVLEGLKTLQVLDLSFNNLQTVQQCFETTPHLWWLNISHNELNAPGIASAFESLHRLEELDLTFNNLTTLDRWFTWYQNSTYLGNNPFHCTCELLYHRYWMLSRTDERIIDATCATPDRVRGEKLWETDAVKEAAPRARAAPYSVVTRTGNDAQLRCQIPGCPEPIRKWTLPSSKKVLTSQGRFELLENGTLKIRTVRKNDAGRYICHASNPLGNATSTVYLFIR; encoded by the coding sequence ATGTTTGACAGAGGAAAGCCAAGTGCAGGTGTAACCATGTTGTATGCTGTGTTCATCCCCTTGCTGCTTGTGAACGTGGTGTTTGTGGAGGGATGTCCACCGGTGTGTACCTGCTCTACAGACGGTTATGGTAGCTCACGGATTGACTGCGACGGAAAAAACACCGAGACGACGTTCCCCACTGGGTTTCCTCGCGACACGTTTCTCGTGGACATCCGCAACTTCCAGGTGTCGCGCCTACCTGCCGAAGCCTTCACCGTGTATCCCAAACTCACCTACATCTCCATccgcgacaacgggatcgtaaCCGTTGACGACAATGCCTTTGCGGGCGCGGACGGACTCGTGGATCTCCACATCACCAGCAACGAGATCGAGTCCATGCAGAACAAGCTCCTCGAGCTCCGACAGCTGCAGAACCTGTACCTGACACGCAACAAGCTGACGACGCTGGACGACACGCTTGTAGGGCTCACCAAGCTGCGCAAACTCGACCTCAGCCATAACCAGATCTCAACCATCCAAGGCGCCTTCCCTGGCCTATCCCAGCTCAAGCAGTTGGACCTGCGCCACAACAGGATTAAGGACATCGGCGGAGCGTTCGGCGCCCTGGGAGCGCTGACTTCACTTTACCTGCAGCACAACGACATCAGGTCGGTCCAGTTCTCCTCCCGCGAGCTTCGCAGTCTGCGTCTGCTGGACCTGAGTCACAACAGAATATCCTCTCTCGCAGACGGAAGCATCTTCGTTTTTCTCCCCAAAATAAGGACCATAAACCTCAAGCACAACTCTCTCTCCACCATGGTCAACAACATGAccagtttccatggcaacgacCTCCGCCTGTCCCACAATCCCTGGCACTGCAGCTGCAACATGCGGGCCATGAGGGACTGGATCTCGGCGAGGAACGACCGCGAGCAGATCAACGTGACGTGCTCCCAGCCCAGGCGAGTGTTCGGGGAGAAGATCTGGAACGTACCGGAAGAGGAGTTTGCCGCGAACAGCGACCCGCCGTGGATCCGAATGTCCGACAGTTTCCTGACGGTACAGGAAGGGGAGGACGTCAGAATCGACTGTCGCACCACCGATTGTCCCATCACCAAACTCAGCTGGAAAACTCCCAAGTCTGAGGTGCTGGAGTTGGGGCATCGCGCACCTCGGACTAGTGTGTCATCCGAAGGCTCTCTGTCCATAGGACAGATACAGAAGCATGAGGCAGGGTTGTATCAGTGCATAGCTGAGAATGTCAACGGCAAAGACGAGGAAGTGGTCTATATTACTGTACAGGGTGCAAGCACGCCACCCCCACCCACAAATCGGAGAACGAACTTCGACACGGTGCTTCCTCCAGGGCGACGGGACCACGTCGTTGTCAGCGGGACAGCTCCGCCCGAGGTCACCACGCCGGGACCAACCCCTGACCCCGACTATTGTCCCGACCTCTGCGAGTGCAACAACAACCCCGCCTGGGGGATGAGCGTCAGTTGCCGTGGTTACCACTTCTTCCTGGACACCCAGGACAACGTCCCTGTCTCCGCTATCTGGCTCAAGCTGGAAGGGTTCATCATGAAGGTCCTTAAAGCCAAGGCTTTTTTGCATCTCAAGAAGGTCCGCTCCATGTCCCTCAAGTACAACGAAATCACGCACATCACCAACCAGACCTTCCAGGGTCTCACCAGCCTGCTTTTCCTGGACATGAGCCACAACAACATCTACCTGTTCCACAATGGAACCTTCCACGACCTTGGCAATCTGGTGGAGCTGACCTTGAAATGGAACAGGATGGTGGACGTCAATCACTCGTTTGTTGGCTTGGGCAGGCTGCTGAAACTGGACCTGAGTCATAACTGGCTGGTGTCCTCGGAGGGCTTGATGGCAGGAATTCCCAGGCTGTGGTACTTAGACCTGAGCTACAACAACCTGActtctctgtctgacacttttCAGAGCCCCTCTAGGATTAGAGTGCTGAAACTAGCCCATAACGATCTCTCGGAGTTGGACGGACAGCTCACCGCTCTCACAGAGTTAAGAACTTTTGAGGCGCCACACAACAAGCTCCGCAGGCTGACCGAAGACTCCTTCAGGAAAGTGAATAAGATCTGGGATCTGGACCTGAGCTTCAACAACATTGAAACCCTACGGTACCCGTTTCAAGGAATGCGCGAGCTACAAGAACTGAATCTCCGTGGTAACGACATTCAGTACCTGGACTACGCCCTGCGTGGGCTCACGACTTTGATCGAAGCTGACCTGAGCTTTAACAAGATTGAAACAATCGTGTATGAACTAGACGAGCTCACCGAACTTCAAGTTCTGGACCTGCAACACAACAAAATAGAGAGGCTGGAAACTTCTCTTAACAAACTGACCAACCTCCGAGAACTGTTGCTAAGCAACAACGGTATCAAATATCTGGACAGCGGGTTCAACGACCTGAGGAAACTTGAGCACCTAGACTTGAGGAACAACCTTATCACCTCGGTTGAAGATGTCTTCCATGGCTTGGATCATCTTAAGTCGTTACACCTGACCGACAACAAACTGACTTCTGTCACCTCACTTCTAAAAGGCCCCAATGTGTTAGAGGAGTTATTGATGGATTATAACAGTATTGAGGAGGTTGATATAAACTTCTTTAACAGCCTTTACAACCTGAAGTGGTTGGATGCAAGCAACAACAAGATAGGAAACATTGAGGGACTCTTCTCAAACCTCACAAATCTGGAGTACTTACACCTCAGCAGCAACAGGATTGTGTCCATCGGGGACGCCTTTAAGAACTTGAACAAGTTGCGGACGCTTCACCTGAGTAACAACACCGTGAAACACATCCACCGTGTGTTCAGTAACCTGCCCGAGTTAGAGTTCCTCGATCTTTCGCACAACGTCATTACCTCCATACGGAATGGTTTCTCCAGCCTCTCCAAGCTGCGCTGGCTCACCCTCAGTCACAACAAGATCATCTCCATTTCCGAAGGTTTCAAAGGACTCGACAATCTAGCGACACTTAAGCTAGACCACAACAATATCCTCTTCCTTGTGAATGGGTTAAACAGCTTGCAGAGTGTCAGACACTTAGATGCCAGTAGAAACCAGATCAACCACGTGAAGGGTGTTTTTGCGGGGATGAAGAATTTGAAGGAACTGTACCTCGCTGGAAACAGCCTTCGTGACATCAAGAAAGTCTTCAACGAAAACAGCCGGAACACCCTCAAAGACCTTCAATGGCTTGACCTTCGAGACAATAAGATTGACTCCATTTACCGAGTTTTTGAAGGCTTGGAAAAGCTCGAGTCCCTGGACCTGAGTAATAACAACATCAGGTTTCTGGACCGAGCGTTCGTAGGTCTGTCCGAACTGCGTTACATTCATCTGGGGCACAACAAGCTGCAAGACGTGAACGGCCATTTCGAGGACCTGAACTCCCTCACAGACCTGCACCTCGACAACAACAAGATCACCAACATCGACAAGGCTTTCAAGAAGACTCCTCGTTTATCCTGGCTGCAGCTAACCTCCAACTACATCTCAAAAATCACTGATGCCTTTGACGACAGCCCAGACCTCCTCGGACTAAACCTCAGCAGCAACAGCATCCGATCGCTCGATCGCGCCTTCACAGGAGTCGACTCGATCCAACACCTGGATCTGACGGACAACAGAGTCAGCCACATCAATGGCCATCTGGACAACTTAGACCTGCGTTCACTCTACCTGGGAAACAACTCTCTGTCTGATATGCGTGGCGCCTTCAGCAAGCTTGACAAGCTGAGAAGTTTAGACCTGAGAAGAAACGGCTTGACTAACGTAACAGGTGTGCTTGAAGGACTGAAGACGTTACAGGTGTTGGACCTCTCCTTTAACAATCTCCAAACAGTACAGCAGTGTTTCGAGACCACTCCACACTTGTGGTGGTTGAACATCAGCCACAACGAGCTGAACGCACCTGGCATCGCAAGCGCCTTCGAAAGCCTCCACAGGCTCGAGGAGCTGGACTTGACCTTCAACAACCTGACGACCTTGGACCGCTGGTTCACGTGGTACCAGAACTCCACGTATCTTGGCAACAACCCGTTCCACTGCACCTGCGAGCTGCTGTACCACCGCTACTGGATGCTCAGCAGAACGGACGAGAGAATCATCGACGCAACGTGCGCGACCCCCGACCGCGTACGAGGGGAGAAACTCTGGGAAACGGACGCTGTGAAAGAGGCGGCGCCGCGAGCGAGAGCGGCTCCCTACAGCGTCGTCACGAGAACGGGAAACGATGCACAGCTACGATGCCAGATCCCTGGCTGCCCCGAGCCAATCAGAAAGTGGACGTTACCCAGCAGTAAGAAAGTGTTGACGAGTCAGGGAAGGTTCGAACTGTTGGAAAACGGAACGTTGAAGATTAGAACCGTGAGGAAGAATGATGCAGGAAGGTACATCTGCCATGCCAGCAACCCTTTAGGTAACGCCACAAGCACAGTGTACCTGTTTATAAGATAG
- the LOC136444384 gene encoding protein artichoke-like produces the protein MFPFLYLTLLSFNQVSTIPAREETFEFCPLLCDCGLDTDSEWGPGASCHGWGFLDTPDDLPTQANWLELIGFTMGGIRSGELRSFRHLRYLSLKDSAISVIQKRGFYGLTKLKVLDLTRNFLVNIEEILGDVRALEVLHLQYNRLRNVETAFHKTKNITWLNLKNNRISSIKMAFRNLTKLETLYLRYNNITDLGTAFANQKVLKNLDLGHNQIKVISAEAFAGLVQLQQLFLNNNELRVVHNRAFTSLKQLWRLDLSNNRIVRINGLFRANQKLQELDLGNNFIRMATKAFQGLHKLVDLNLRNNQIRTIRGAFGDLDSMESLDLSNNQITEIQGSLNYLINLKELLLANNLLWALTRQFRGLNKLEYLDLQSNQIQHLGDAFRDLENLKWLLLQENRIRSTVSAFQSLRELVHLDLSHNDIAHLNYSLHQNKKVELLDLSHNQIQFVSWELNYMVKLKFLYLHNNALTFLRNGFHSLSNLKTLTLARNRIYSIENVFRDQEQLESLDLSHNKIRDIQNTLDKLPKLRWLDLGNNRIGIISKTFSNLVNLEALSLDHNIIVMAIDAFTNNRKLTRLDLSHNPLVSIIRLFTELSELRELHLEHNSIQKINNTLTGLTNLQWLYLQHNKLTTLARELGKVPKLQGLDISHNNISSLDREFSKTPHLVSLYAGHNSIVDIARAFSKMQEVKEINLQHNRITDIRGAFNRIGMVERLDLSHNDITDVDDCFNELLDLKSLNLSSNRIKSVKYVLDQNKLLQQLDLSHNRIASIHSSFTHLELLKELYLHHNNIEYLDKGIYRNKELQIIDLSHNNISDIKSVFKQHPKLRELYLQHNVIQNIGNAFLDDNMIWRLNLSYNNIDSIGWTFRDFPKLSELYLSHNVLDTVEGAFGLFSKISVLYLDHNMIGPSVTELYVELKDLTKLDLRDNRLTTMSYQIQHYGKFNKTWLGDNLWHCDCNMVFFREWLLLRYDRTEIDVQCSTPLRLRGMNLWDVPRIFLGEEPPVVSIYPGDYFVRSGYSVVYKCEAEGCPTPQLEWTNQDGIVLNEEDDSSRVRVGPDADGAMYLQIRPTLVWDTGNYTCTATNNGGNSTGTVFLSVTP, from the coding sequence ATGTTTCCTTTCCTGTATCTCACACTGTTATCTTTCAACCAAGTTTCAACGATTCCAGCACGGGAAGAAACATTTGAGTTTTGCCCGCTGCTATGTGACTGTGGGTTAGACACAGACTCCGAGTGGGGGCCAGGCGCTAGTTGCCATGGGTGGGGGTTCCTGGACACACCCGACGACCTCCCCACGCAAGCGAACTGGCTGGAACTGATCGGGTTCACCATGGGAGGGATTCGGTCCGGAGAGCTGCGCAGTTTCCGGCACTTGCGTTACCTTTCGCTGAAGGACAGCGCCATTTCTGTGATACAGAAGCGCGGGTTCTACGGCCTGACCAAGCTCAAGGTTCTTGACCTCACCAGGAACTTTCTCGTGAACATCGAGGAAATCCTTGGAGACGTCAGAGCGTTGGAAGTGCTTCATCTACAGTATAACCGACTCAGAAATGTGGAGACCGCGTTTCACAAGACCAAAAACATCACCTGGCTTAATCTGAAAAACAACAGGATCAGCTCCATCAAAATGGCCTTCAGGAATCTGACAAAACTTGAGACATTGTACCTCCGTTACAACAACATTACAGACCTCGGTACAGCATTTGCCAACCAGAAGGTGCTAAAGAACTTAGATCTGGGGCATAACCAAATAAAAGTCATCAGTGCTGAAGCCTTTGCAGGTTTAGTGCAGTTACAGCAGTTGTTTCTGAACAACAATGAACTGAGGGTTGTCCACAACAGGGCATTCACATCGCTGAAGCAACTATGGCGACTGGATTTGAGTAACAACCGAATCGTACGTATAAATGGCCTCTTTCGAGCAAACCAAAAACTTCAGGAGTTGGACTTGGGAAACAATTTCATCCGTATGGCAACAAAGGCGTTTCAAGGACTCCACAAGCTTGTTGACCTCAACCTTCGGAACAACCAAATCCGAACGATCCGGGGTGCGTTTGGAGATCTGGACAGTATGGAATCTCTGGATCTTAGCAATAACCAGATCACCGAGATCCAAGGATCCCTGAACTACTTGATCAACTTGAAGGAGCTCCTTCTTGCCAACAACCTCCTGTGGGCCCTAACCCGGCAGTTCCGGGGGCTAAACAAGCTGGAATACCTCGACCTTCAGAGTAACCAGATCCAGCATCTCGGTGATGCATTCCGCGACCTTGAGAATCTAAAATGGCTGCTGCTACAGGAGAACAGGATCCGATCTACGGTGTCGGCCTTCCAGAGTCTAAGAGAACTTGTCCACCTGGATCTGAGTCACAACGACATCGCCCACCTCAACTACAGCTTGCATCAGAACAAGAAGGTTGAACTACTGGACCTGAGCCACAACCAAATCCAGTTCGTCTCATGGGAGCTCAACTACATGGTGAAGCTCAAGTTCCTTTACCTGCACAACAACGCCCTGACCTTCCTCAGGAATGGCTTTCACAGTCTCTCAAACCTGAAAACTCTAACCCTGGCACGAAACCGCATCTACTCCATAGAAAACGTGTTTCGGGACCAGGAACAGCTTGAGTCACTCGACTTGAGTCACAACAAGATCAGGGACATCCAGAACACACTCGACAAGCTGCCGAAGTTACGCTGGCTCGACCTGGGAAACAATCGCATTGGTATCATCTCTAAAACCTTCTCCAACCTCGTCAACCTGGAAGCTCTCAGTCTTGACCACAACATAATTGTCATGGCCATCGATGCCTTCACAAACAATAGGAAACTCACAAGACTGGATCTCAGTCACAACCCGCTCGTTTCCATCATAAGGCTTTTCACAGAACTCAGCGAGCTCAGAGAGTTACATCTGGAACACAACTCTATCCAGAAGATCAATAACACCTTAACTGGTCTGACGAACCTGCAATGGTTATACCTACAACACAACAAGCTGACAACACTAGCTAGAGAACTTGGAAAAGTTCCCAAGCTGCAAGGTTTGGACATATCACACAACAACATCTCATCGCTGGACAGAGAGTTTTCGAAGACGCCACATTTGGTGTCGCTTTACGCAGGGCACAACAGCATTGTGGACATCGCCAGAGCTTTTTCGAAAATGCAGGAAGTAAAGGAAATTAACCTACAACACAACAGAATCACAGACATAAGAGGAGCCTTTAACAGAATTGGTATGGTGGAGAGGTTGGACCTAAGTCACAATGACATTACTGATGTTGATGACTGCTTCAATGAACTGCTAGATCTGAAAAGTTTAAACCTAAGCAGCAACAGAATCAAAAGTGTGAAATATGTACTGGATCAGAATAAACTGTTACAACAGTTGGACCTCAGTCACAACAGAATCGCTTCAATCCACTCATCTTTTACGCACCTCGAGCTGCTGAAGGAGCTGTACTTACACCACAACAACATAGAGTACCTCGACAAAGGCATCTACAGGAACAAAGAGCTCCAAATCATCGACCTCAGTCACAACAACATCAGCGACATCAAGTCAGTGTTCAAGCAGCACCCAAAGTTACGAGAGCTCTACCTCCAACACAACGTCATACAGAACATCGGCAATGCCTTCCTTGATGACAACATGATATGGAGACTCAACCTCAGCTACAACAACATCGACAGCATCGGATGGACCTTCCGCGACTTCCCCAAACTTTCCGAACTCTACCTCAGCCATAATGTCTTAGACACTGTCGAAGGAGCTTTTGGACTCTTCAGTAAGATTTCTGTGTTGTATCTCGACCACAACATGATAGGCCCCAGTGTGACCGAGCTCTACGTGGAACTGAAGGACCTCACAAAGCTGGACCTGCGCGACAACCGCCTCACGACGATGAGCTACCAGATCCAGCACTACGGCAAGTTCAACAAGACCTGGCTGGGAGACAACCTCTGGCACTGCGACTGTAACATGGTGTTCTTCCGCGAGTGGCTGTTGCTAAGATACGACCGTACGGAGATCGACGTTCAGTGCTCGACGCCGCTGAGGCTTCGCGGGATGAACCTCTGGGACGTTCCGAGGATATTTCTCGGGGAGGAACCGCCGGTCGTGTCCATCTACCCTGGGGACTACTTTGTGAGGAGTGGATACAGCGTGGTGTACAAGTGCGAGGCGGAGGGATGCCCGACTCCGCAACTCGAGTGGACCAATCAGGATGGGATCGTGCTTAACGAGGAAGACGACAGTTCAAGAGTTCGTGTCGGTCCAGATGCAGACGGAGCGATGTACCTACAGATCAGACCAACGCTGGTCTGGGACACGGGAAACTACACGTGCACTGCTACCAATAACGGGGGGAACTCAACAGGAACTGTGTTTCTAAGTGTAACACCATAG